From a single Fusarium fujikuroi IMI 58289 draft genome, chromosome FFUJ_chr03 genomic region:
- a CDS encoding probable alpha-methylacyl-coa racemase: MLQHPPLTGIKVLEFAGLAPGPYAGMLLADAGASVLRIDRARPDASAPTEDMLARHKSSIAVDLKSERGVALIRRLVAEADVLIDPFRPGVLEKLSLGPDELCRLNPRLIYGRMTGFRRDGKYALMAGHDINYLAVSGTLGMLGRDGEKPHPPWNILADFAGGGAMLFEGILMAIISRQSSGRGQVVEANMVDGSSYLTTFPRMALKTIVGNSGRGNNLLDGGAPFYDTYETLDGKYVAVGALEPQFFAILLSGLEIAGQGWEEDQHNRDRWPELRHLMTDRFRSKTRAQWELVFDGTDACCTPVLEYSELENDPKREGDQRPAVTLRETPCLAMKEGVGLADPARLGQGPGVPGDGYRANLLKPGAGGEEVLRKWLGWENGTEYVLERGGFVLKELSKL, encoded by the exons ATGTTGCAGCATCCTCCTTTGACTGGCATCAAGGTGCTAGAATTCGCTGGTCTTGCTCCTG GACCTTATGCTGGCATGTTGCTCGCTGACGCAGGCGCCTCGGTTCTCCGCATAGACCGTGCTCGACCCGACGCATCTGCGCCTACAGAAGATATGCTAGCCCGGCATAAATCCTCCATAGCCGTGGATCTCAAATCAGAGCGGGGCGTTGCGCTTATAAGACgccttgttgctgaggccGATGTCCTCATTGATCCTTTTCGTCCAGGCGTACTTGAGAAACTTTCACTGGGTCCGGATGAGCTGTGCCGTCTTAACCCAAGACTTATATATGGCCGCATGACTGGGTTCCGTCGTGATGGAAAGTACGCACTCATGGCAGGTCACGACATTAACTATCTTGCCGTTTCAGGTACACTGGGAATGCTGGGCAGAGATGGCGAGAAGCCACATCCGCCGTGGAACATCCTGGCTGACTTCGCTGGTGGAGGAGCGATGCTATTTGAAGGTATCTTAATGGCCATCATCTCAAGACAATCTTCTGGCCGCGGGCAAGTTGTCGAGGCAAATATGGTAGATGGAAGCTCATATCTGACCACTTTTCCTCGAATGGCGCTCAAGACGATAGTGGGCAACAGTGGCCGAGGAAACAATTTGCTCGATGGAGGTGCTCCCTTTTACGACACTTACGAGACATTGGATGGCAAATATGTCGCCGTCGGAGCTCTTGAACCGCAATTCTTTGCCATTCTTTTAAGTGGGCTCGAGATTGCTGGTCAAGGATGGGAAGAGGACCAGCACAACAGAGATCGCTGGCCCGAGCTTCGGCATTTAATGACAGATAGGTTTCGAAGTAAAACTCGTGCCCAGTGGGAACTAGTTTTCGATGGTACAGATGCGTGTTGCACCCCTGTGCTGGAGTATAGTGAACTAGAGAATGACCCTAAGCGGGAAGGTGACCAGAGACCGGCGGTGACCTTGCGGGAGACGCCCTGTCTTGCCATGAAAGAGGGCGTAGGACTTGCAGACCCAGCTCGGCTTGGACAAGGCCCAGGTGTACCCGGAGACGGCTATAGAGCGAATCTGCTGAAGCCTGGAGCAGGGGGGGAAGAAGTCTTGAGGAAATGGCTGGGATGGGAGAACGGAACTGAGTATGTACTGGAGCGGGGAGGGTTTGTACTCAAGGAGCTTTCCAAGCTGTAA
- a CDS encoding probable VpsA protein: MSGTLASQGGISDPALIQLVNKLQDVFATVGVNNPIDLPQIAVVGSQSSGKSSVLENIVGRDFLPRGSGIVTRRPLVLQLINRAPQSNGVKAEEVDTTNDKQANADEWGEFLHAPGQKFYDFSKIRDEISRETEAKVGRNAGISPAPINLRIYSPNVLTLTLVDLPGLTKVPVGDQPRDIERQIREMVLKHIGKSNAIILAVTAANQDLANSDGLKLAREVDPEGQRTIGVLTKVDLMDEGTDVIDILSNRVIPLRLGYVPVVNRGQRDIDNRKAINQALEAEKNFFENHKAYRNKSSYCGTPYLARKLNLILMMHIKQTLPDIKARISSSLQKYSAELESLGPSMLGNSANIVLNIITEFTNEWRTVLDGNNTELSSTELSGGARISFVFHELYSNGVKAIDPFDVVKDVDIRTILYNSSGSSPALFVGTTAFELIVKQQIKRLEDPSLKCVSLVYDELVRILSQLLAKQLYRRYPQLKEKMHGVVIAFFKKAMEPTNKLVRDLVAMESCYVNTGHPDFLNGHRAMAMVNERYNPSKPVQVDPKTGKPLASTPRAASPTVPDPDSAGNSGFFGSFFAAKNKKKAAAMEAPPPTLKASGTLSERENIEVEVIKLLISSYYNIVKRTMIDMVPKAVMLNLVQFTKDEMQRELLENMYRTDTLDDLLKESDFTIRRRKECQQMVESLSKASEIVSQVQ, translated from the exons ATGAGCGGCACCCTTGCTTCGCAGGGCGGCATTTCAGATCCCGCCCTGATCCA ACTTGTCAACAAGCTTCAGGATGTTTTCGCGACTGTTGGTGTCAACAACCCTATCGATTTGCCTCAGATCGCCGTGGTAGGAAGTCAGTCAAGTGGAAAGAGTTCAGTTTTGGAGAACATTGTCGGTCGAGACTT CCTGCCCCGAGGCTCTGGTATTGTAACCCGACGTCCCCTCgttcttcaactcatcaaccGTGCGCCCCAGAGCAATGGAGTCAAGGCCGAGGAGGTCGATACCACCAACGACAAGCAGGCCAATGCCGATGAGTGGGGAGAGTTCCTTCATGCCCCTGGGCAGAAGTTCTACGACTTTTCCAAGATTCGAGACGAGATCTCTAGAGAGACAGAAGCCAAGGTTGGACGAAATGCCGGCATCTCCCCCGCTCCCATCAACCTTCGTATCTATTCTCCCAACGTCCTCACTCTGACCCTGGTCGATTTGCCCGGACTTACCAAGGTCCCAGTCGGCGACCAGCCCCGCGATATCGAACGACAGATCCGGGAGATGGTTCTCAAACATATTGGCAAGTCCAACGCCATCATACTTGCAGTCACTGCCGCCAACCAGGATTTGGCCAACTCGGACGGTCTCAAGCTGGCACGAGAGGTTGACCCTGAAGGTCAAAGGACGATCGGAGTCTTGACCAAGGTTGATCTGATGGATGAGGGAACCGATGTCATCGATATTCTGTCGAACCGTGTCATTCCTCTTCGACTGGGCTACGTCCCCGTTGTGAATCGAGGCCAACGAGATATTGATAATCGAAAGGCCATCAACCAGGCgctcgaggctgagaagaacttTTTCGAAAACCATAAGGCATACCGAAACAAGAGCTCATACTGTGGAACTCCCTATCTCGCGCGCAAACTTAACCTCATTCTCATGATGCACATCAAACAGACCCTACCTGACATCAAGGCCCGCATCAGTAGTTCTCTTCAAAAGTACTCAGCTGAGCTGGAAAGCCTCGGCCCCTCTATGCTCGGCAACAGCGCCAACATCGTTCTGAATATTATCACCGAGTTCACCAATGAGTGGCGCACAGTTCTGGATGGTAACAACACTGAGCTGTCCAGCACCGAGCTTTCGGGAGGTGCTCGTATCAGCTTTGTCTTTCACGAGCTTTACTCGAACGgtgtcaaggccattgacCCATTTGATGTCGTCAAGGATGTTGACATCCGTACCATCCTCTATAActcttctggatcttctcCAGCACTATTTGTTGGTACTACCGCTTTCGAACTAATTGTGAAGCAGCAGATCAAGCGATTGGAAGACCCCAGTTTGAAGTGTGTTTCTCTCGTATACGATGAACTTGTTCGAATTCTGTCACAGCTTCTTGCCAAGCAGCTTTACCGCCGGTACCCTCAACTGAAGGAAAAGATGCATGGCGTAGTAATTGCTTTTTTCAAGAAGGCTATGGAACCTACCAACAAGCTCGTCAGAGATTTGGTGGCTATGGAATCATGCTACGTCAACACAGGCCACCCCGACTTTCTGAACGGTCACCGA gcaatggcgatggtgaaTGAGCGATACAACCCCAGCAAGCCTGTTCAGGTTGATCCAAAGACTGGCAAGCCACTTGCATCAACCCCCCGGGCTGCCAGCCCGACAGTCCCGGATCCTGATAGCGCCGGCAACTCGGGCTTTTTTGGTAGTTTCTTCgcggccaagaacaagaaaaagGCCGCCGCTATGGAAGCTCCTCCGCCCACTCTCAAGGCTTCTGGTACCCTGTCAGAACGCGAGAATATTGAGGTAGAGGTTATCA AGCTCCTCATCTCCTCTTACTATAACATCGTCAAGCGAACCATGATTGACATGGTCCCCAAGGCTGTCATGCTGAATCTTGTGCA ATTTACCAAGGACGAAATGCAACGAGAGCTATTGGAGAACATGTACCGTACCGACACATTGGACGACCTTCTGAAGGAGAGTGACTTCACAATCCGACGGAGAAAGGAGTGCCAGCAGATGGTTGAGTCTCTCTCGAAGGCCAGTGAGATCGTCAGTCAAGTACAGTGA
- a CDS encoding related to WD40 repeat-containing protein, giving the protein MDFGFNSTAAGNRGEAVLDSSGEPSHPNLHDTTSSDPDTPHLLSNFSNTTASAHSSAASPANATAPQPHRQNRNQTQTGIANIDSSAARFEGLPGQVPARILGRRQRSPAPDRRFEPSTGRSYTPDGHLIAEPRAKRRRGNVTMGGSDILDPHNGAPLGISNGSSEVFSGVTNGNKTAMNGSSARDKNTSVIRRNERSSKYFGHDREEVTRLLIQALSDMGYRTAADNVSEESGYELESPTVAGFRSAVLTGSWPVAEELLAGASLETEGLGNGLVLAPGADPNAMRFWLRQQKFLELLEQKDTSKALIVLRSELTPLSHDTGKLHFLSGLLMCRSVEDLMAKAEWDGANGQSRKLLLSELSKCISPSVMLPENRLAVLLEQVKQSQIDTCLYHTEALSPSLYSDHFCDRRNFPTEVALELSNMADEIWQVQFSHDGAKMAACGSSPEVMIWDTRTFKVLESLDGHDGGVGNIVFSPDDSLILCCSRDGHARLWTTNDGTLIRKFPKFEEPVSGCVWAQDSRSLVVGTLDPNYSLRTLNLDTSEQYEWGVKHRVQDLCGSPDGRWLVAVDNQQTIHVYNAVTRELEFDMELKARPTSVNISQDSRHLLVNKCDGEAQLIDLLTRNSVQKFFGHTGGDYLIRCSFGGANESFVLSGSEDGNIVIWHKNTGAAVERLHGHHPRCNAVAWNPTDSYMLASAGDDGRIKIWSNKTASVELRARHNQAGNGWTAEER; this is encoded by the exons ATGGACTTTGGGTTTA ATTCCACCGCGGCAGGAAACCGCGGAGAGGCCGTCCTGGACTCCTCCGGCGAGCCATCGCACCCAAATCTCCACGACACCACTTCCAGTGATCCAGACACGCCACATCTACTCTCGAACTTTTCTAATACTACTGCTTCCGCCCATTCCTCCGCCGCCTCCCCGGCTAACGCAACCGCGCCCCAACCCCATCGACAAAACCGGAATCAGACACAGACTGGCATCGCGAATATAGATTCTTCGGCTGCCAGATTTGAAGGACTTCCGGGTCAAGTACCGGCTCGGATACTCGGACGACGTCAACGCTCCCCGGCTCCTGACCGCCGTTTCGAACCGTCAACCGGCCGATCCTACACGCCAGACGGTCATCTTATCGCTGAGCCCAGGGCAAAGCGACGAAGAGGGAACGTCACCATGGGTGGCAGTGACATTCTTGATCCCCATAATGGTGCTCCTTTAGGAATATCTAATGGATCAAGTGAAGTGTTTTCAGGGGTCACAAACGGTAACAAGACTGCCATGAACGGATCTTCAGCTCGAGATAAGAACACATCGGTCATCAGACGCAACGAACGATCCTCAAAGTATTTTGGTCATGATCGTGAGGAGGTAACCCGACTATTGATACAAGCGTTATCAGACATGGGATACCGGACTGCTGCAGATAATGTGAGCGAAGAGAGTGGGTACGAACTGGAAAGTCCAACCGTAGCCGGCTTCAGATCTGCTGTTCTGACCGGGTCATGGCCCGTGGCCGAAGAGTTGCTTGCTGGCGCTTCGTTGGAGACTGAAGGCCTAGGTAATGGCCTTGTATTAGCACCTGGCGCGGATCCCAACGCCATGAGGTTTTGGTTACGACAGCAGAAGTTTCTGGAACTTCTGGAGCAGAAAGATACAAGCAAGGCTCTGATAGTACTTCGAAGCGAGTTGACCCCGTTATCCCATGACACTGGTAAACTGCATTTCCTATCAGGTCTACTCATGTGTCGTTCGGTCGAGGATCTTATGGCAAAGGCCGAGTGGGATGGTGCGAATGGCCAATCTCGAAAGCTGTTGCTCTCGGAGTTATCAA AATGCATATCACCGTCGGTCATGCTCCCTGAAAACCGCTTGGCAGTCCTTCTTGAGCAGGTTAAGCAGAGTCAGATCGACACCTGTCTATACCATACTGAAGCGTTATCACCTTCGCTCTACTCAGACCACTTCTGTGACAGACGCAACTTTCCAACAGAGGTCGCATTGGAGCTTTCGAATATGGCCGATGAGATTTGGCAAGTACAGTTCTCCCATGACGGAGCCAAGATGGCGGCGTGCGGCAGTAGTCCAGAAGTTATGATATGGGATACACGCACATTTAAGGTCTTAGAGTCTCTTGACGGCCATGATGGCGGCGTCGGAAACATTGTTTTTAGCCCTGACGATTCTCTGATTCTCTGCTGCTCGAGGGACGGGCATGCAAGATTGTGGACTACCAAT GACGGGACTTTGATCCGGAAATTTCCTAAATTCGAGGAGCCTGTGAGCGGCTGCGTCTGGGCTCAGGACAGTCGGTCACTGGTCGTTGGAACGCTAGATCCTAATTACAGCCTTCGAACTCTGAACCTGGATACGAGTGAGCAGTACGAGTGGGGGGTAAAGCATAGAGTCCAGGACCTATGTGGATCGCCAGACGGTCGCTGGCTCGTGGCTGTGGACAATCAGCAGACAATCCACGTCTATAACGCTGTCACACGAGAATTGGAGTTTGATATGGAACTTAAAGCCCGACCGACATCAGtcaacatcagccaagaCTCAcgtcatcttcttgtcaaTAAGTGCGACGGTGAAGCTCAGCTCATTGACCTCTTGACGCGGAACTCGGTCCAGAAGTTTTTCGGTCATACAGGCGGTGACTATCTGATTCGATGCTCGTTTGGTGGAGCCAACGAGAGTTTTGTCCTAAGTGGTAGTGAAGATGGTAACATCGTTATATGGCATAAAAACACGGGTGCGGCAGTCGAGCGCCTACATGGCCATCATCCCCGCTGCAATGCTGTTGCATGGAATCCTACCGACTCGTATATGCTAGCATCAGCGGGAGACGATGGCCGAATAAAGAT TTGGTCCAACAAAACGGCCAGTGTTGAATTAAGGGCTCGTCATAATCAAGCAGGCAACGGTTGGACAGCAGAGGAACGATGA
- a CDS encoding probable importin-alpha export receptor, whose translation MAADIGQIAQLLDATLDPTEHRKAETALKHEATKPQYSLSLLNIVNSGTLPPKTRLAAALAFKNFIRTNYVDEEGNYKLPQNEVQVIKERLIGLMISSPPNIQAQLGDAISVIADSDFWRRWDTLTQELVSRFSATDPKVNVGVLEVAHSIFARWRPLFRTDELYMEINHVIETFGQAFVQLLVTTDKKIAENNDKKEVLHGWFEALDLQIKILHDMSCHDLPPIFEENLGSISELLHKYLTYSNPLLETDDDTETSIVDTVKADICEILELFTVKYDEDFSKYCQPFIEKAWNLLSSTGPETKYDLIVSKALHFLTAIASSTQHSGIFNSEDVLTQIVEKVILPNVALRESDIELFEDEPIEFIRRDLEGSDTDSRRRSATDFLRKLQERFEAPVTTVVSKYITHYLSQGSSDWKSKDTAIYLFLSIAAKGAVTAAQGVKTVNPLVNVVEFFEQHIAQDLVSTQGIEPISKVDAIKYLYTFRSQLSKEQWKVALGPLIQNLNSDNYVVYSYAAIAVERVLFLTDDLGNPMFPRADIEPFAKDLLGHLFKLIEKESSPAKLQENEFLMRCVMRILIVIKDGAIPLLDNVLTHLILITNVMKQNPSNPRFYYYHFEAIGALVRYCAPSNAALFNEKLWGPFHQILVEDVTEFMQYVFQILAQLLESSPSETISENYKALLGPLLNPTLWETRGNVPACTRLLSAVIPRASQAIQAEGQIAPVLGIFQKLLSGKKSEVLAFDILDSIVKSFEPAALNDYFGTILRLLYTKLQGTPAESLKLRFVRFYHLVSARLEAGYGADYFIQQSNSVEDGVFTKVYPVFVLGETEKLARPVDRKVAVVSLTKTLCDSSSFARQFAKGWANSCRKLLSLLVNPPTVAAGAGDEVVAEADVDDIGFGMSFTALNTCRVLAKDDFPEVLDVTKWVKEYMASANQRHGGAIERFVGERLSPEEQEAIAKYIR comes from the exons ATGGCGGCCGATATTGGTCAGATCGCTCAACTTCTTGACGCAACTCTCGATCCTACAGAGCATCGTAAAG ccgaGACTGCCCTCAAGCATGAGGCTACCAAACCGCAGTACtctctcagccttctcaacattgTCAACTCCGGCACCCTACCGCCAAAGACTCGACTCGCTGCTGCATTAGCCTTCAAGAATTTTATTCGAACAAACTACGTG GACGAGGAAGGCAACTATAAGCTACCTCAAAATGAGGTTCAAGTCATCAAGGAGCGCCTCATAGGCCTCATGATTTCATCTCCCCCCAATATTCAGGCCCAGCTTGGTGACGCTATTAGCGTCATTGCAGACTCTGATTTCTGGCGACGATGGGATACCCTTACCCAG GAACTCGTCAGTCGGTTTTCCGCTACTGACCCCAAGGTCAACGTCGGCGTTCTCGAGGTTGCACATTCAATCTTTGCCAGATGGCGACCTCTCTTTCGAACAGACGAACTTTATATGGAGATCAATCATGTGATTGAGACCTTTGGACAAGCTTTCGTTCAACTTCTCGTG ACAACCGACAAGAAGATTGCCGAGAACAacgacaagaaggaagtgCTGCATGGCTGGTTCGAGGCCTTGGACCTTCAAATCAAAATTCTCCATGACATGTCTTGTCATGATCTACCTCCTATCTTTGAGGAGAATCTCGGCAGCATCTCTGAGCTCCTTCACaagtaccttacctactcCAACCCCCTGTTGGAGACTGATGACGACACCGAGACGAGCATAGTTGATACGGTCAAGGCTGATATTTGCGAGATCCTCGAACTCTTCACCGTCAAATACGATGAGGATTTCTCCAAGTACTGTCAGCCTTTCATTGAGAAAGCGTGGAACCTTTTGTCTTCAACAGGCCCCGAGACCAAATACGACCTCATTGTCAGCAAAGCTCTGCATTTCCTCACCGCTATTGCGTCGTCTACACAACATTCAGGAATCTTCAATAGTGAGGATGTTTTGACGCAGATTGTCGAGAAGGTTATTCTGCCGAACGTGGCGCTCCGCGAATCGGATATCGAGCTATTTGAGGACGAGCCTATTGAATTCATTCGCAGGGATCTGGAGGGGTCTGATACAGACTCACGTCGTCGATCTGCTACCGATTTCCTTCGAAAGCTTCAGGAACGATTTGAAGCGCCTGTGACAACGGTGGTGTCCAAATATATCACTCACTACTTGTCTCAAGGAAGCAGTGATTGGAAGTCCAAGGATACTGCTATCTATCTCTTCCTGTCTATTGCTGCTAAGGGTGCGGTAACTGCTGCTCAGGGTGTGAAGACCGTTAACCCCCTTGTCAACGTCGTTGAATTTTTTGAGCAACACATTGCCCAAGATCTTGTTAGCACGCAAGGTATTGAACCAATCTCGAAGGTCGACGCCATCAAGTACCTCTACACTTTCCGAAGTCAGCTGTCCAAGGAGCAGTGGAAAGTGGCTCTAGGCCCTCTGATCCAGAACTTGAACTCAGATAACTACGTCGTCTACTCTTATGCTGCTATCGCAGTGGAGAGGGTGTTGTTTCTCACCGATGATTTAGGCAACCCCATGTTTCCTCGTGCAGACATTGAACCCTTCGCCAAGGATCTTCTCGGCCATCTTTTCAAGCTCATTGAAAAGGAATCAAGCCCCGCCAAGCTACAGGAGAACGAGTTTCTAATGCGTTGTGTTATGAGAATTTTGATCGTTATCAAAGACGGGGCTATTCCTCTGCTGGACAATGTGTTgactcatctcatcctcatcaccaatgtTATGAAGCAAAACCCCAGCAACCCCCGCTTCTACTATTACCATTTCGAGGCCATTGGTGCTCTTGTCCGATATTGTGCCCCTAGCAATGCTGCTCTTTTCAACGAGAAGCTATGGGGGCCCTTCCACCAAATCTTGGTCGAGGATGTCACGG AATTTATGCAATATGTCTTCCAGATTCTTGCGCAGCTTCTCGAATCTAGCCCCTCTGAGACCATTTCGGAGAATTACAAGGCCCTGTTAGGTCCTCTCCTAAACCCCACACTTTGGGAGACTCGAGGAAACGTTCCTGCGTGCACACGTCTCTTGTCGGCTGTCATTCCTCGGGCATCCCAGGCTATCCAGGCCGAGGGACAAATTGCGCCCGTGCTTGGAatcttccagaagctgcTCAGTGGCAAAAAGTCCGAGGTACTTGCCTTTGACATCTTGGATTCCATTGTGAAGAGTTTTGAGCC AGCTGCCCTTAATGATTACTTCGGTACAATTCTCAGGCTACTCTACACGAAGCTTCAAGGAACCCCTGCCGAGTCTCTGAAACTCCGCTTTGTCCGCTTCTACCATCTTGTATCTGCTCGTCTTGAGGCTGGCTATGGAGCAGACTACTTCATCCAGCAGTCAAACTCAGTAGAGGATGGTGTTTTCACCAAGGTCTACCCTGTTTTTGTCCTTGGTGAAACAGAGAAACTTGCACGCCCAGTTGATCGAAAGGTTGCAGTTGTCTCTCTTACCAAGACTCTGTGTGACTCGTCATCGTTTGCTCGACAGTTCGCGAAGGGCTGGGCCAACAGCTGTCGCAAGCTTCTTTCACTACTTGTTAACCCCCCTACTGTAGCTGCTGGCGCTGGTGATGAGGTCGTTGCGGAagcagatgttgatgacattggCTTCGGCATGTCCTTCACTGCACTCAACACCTGCAGAGTATTGGCTAAGGATGATTTCCCAGAGGTTCTGGACGTCACCAAATGGGTAAAGGAGTACATGGCCAGCGCCAATCAGCGACATGGCGGCGCAATTGAGCGCTTTGTCGGTGAGCGATTGAGCCCCGAGGAgcaagaagccatcgccaagtATATCCGATAA